In one Pseudomonas sp. R84 genomic region, the following are encoded:
- a CDS encoding leucyl aminopeptidase: MDKPRAISHFLYYLEHHPALAGLDSAKVLLGHTADYQALTGAIAEQAGDHPRFQFSARRLDLESTTALTSAITDSDLYIFFYDSSTLPNPRPDGPEFVRALQGVMAENWKKSLLFKDYGDYFYDTFSVTPQRIAGLNSHLIQRMSQATTLSFKDDEGSWFETPLSSIKKWTDINGVGNFDLAPGEIATHSEEINGHVKFKGTFLSTIPFARKYGVLESPLELWIENSTISRIATEVPGLEHDFNKYLDANPSNRRIEELGIGTNEGVKDLYARNAGFEERHCGLHLGLGGGAKGSHHLDLIFSGGVLALDDKPVFDGRFVF, encoded by the coding sequence GGTATTGCTCGGCCACACAGCTGATTACCAAGCGCTGACCGGCGCCATCGCCGAACAGGCTGGCGATCATCCACGCTTCCAATTCAGTGCCCGACGCCTGGACCTGGAAAGCACCACAGCGCTGACCTCGGCTATCACCGACAGCGATCTGTACATTTTCTTCTACGACTCTTCCACCCTGCCCAATCCGCGCCCCGACGGCCCGGAATTCGTCCGCGCGCTGCAAGGCGTGATGGCAGAAAACTGGAAAAAGTCGCTGCTGTTCAAGGATTACGGCGATTATTTCTACGACACCTTCAGCGTCACGCCGCAGCGGATTGCCGGCCTGAACAGCCACTTGATCCAGCGTATGTCCCAAGCGACCACGCTGAGCTTCAAGGACGATGAAGGCTCATGGTTTGAAACACCGCTGAGCAGCATCAAGAAGTGGACTGACATCAACGGTGTCGGCAACTTTGACTTGGCGCCCGGTGAGATCGCTACTCACAGTGAGGAAATCAACGGCCATGTGAAGTTCAAGGGCACATTCCTCAGCACCATCCCGTTTGCGCGCAAATACGGCGTGCTGGAATCACCGCTGGAACTGTGGATCGAGAACTCGACCATCAGCCGCATCGCCACCGAGGTGCCGGGGCTGGAGCATGATTTCAACAAGTACTTGGATGCGAATCCGTCGAACCGGCGGATTGAGGAGTTGGGGATTGGTACCAATGAAGGTGTGAAGGATCTGTATGCGCGCAATGCCGGGTTTGAGGAGCGGCATTGTGGCTTGCACCTTGGGTTGGGTGGTGGCGCCAAGGGTAGTCATCATCTGGATCTGATCTTTTCTGGCGGGGTGTTGGCGCTGGATGACAAGCCGGTGTTTGATGGACGGTTTGTGTTCTGA